A genome region from Bradyrhizobium sp. WSM1417 includes the following:
- a CDS encoding outer membrane protein: protein MKKFLLAVAAAVLGSASVQAADLAAHYTKAPMMATAYNWTGFYVGGNVGGQWGNADLNTSTIWTPAGYFAASSVPAVNAVGAQGVNSSSVTGGFTAGYNWQVNHAVLGLEGDINYFGFKGRASGSALYPCCAPDTFIVNSSVSADWLATIRGRIGFLAAPTWLLYGTGGAAIAEVKGNFNFTDTFIGGATESGTIRDTRVGWTAGVGTEYAFGGGWSLKAEYLYVDLGRATATSTNLVTFAGTTPSPSNVYTHSVDLKSNIVRVGVNYKFGGPVVARY, encoded by the coding sequence ATGAAGAAGTTTTTGCTGGCGGTCGCCGCGGCTGTCTTGGGCTCCGCATCCGTGCAGGCGGCCGACCTCGCGGCGCACTACACCAAGGCGCCGATGATGGCGACGGCCTACAACTGGACCGGCTTTTACGTCGGCGGCAATGTCGGCGGGCAGTGGGGCAACGCCGATCTCAACACCTCTACGATCTGGACGCCGGCCGGCTACTTCGCCGCCAGCAGCGTCCCCGCCGTCAACGCGGTCGGTGCCCAGGGCGTCAACAGCTCCAGCGTAACCGGCGGCTTCACCGCGGGCTACAACTGGCAGGTCAACCACGCCGTGCTCGGCCTCGAAGGCGACATCAACTATTTCGGTTTCAAGGGCCGCGCGAGTGGCTCGGCACTCTATCCCTGCTGCGCGCCGGACACCTTCATTGTCAATTCATCGGTCTCAGCCGACTGGCTTGCCACCATTCGGGGCCGCATCGGTTTCCTCGCGGCTCCGACCTGGCTGCTCTACGGCACAGGCGGTGCAGCGATCGCCGAAGTGAAGGGTAATTTCAACTTCACCGACACGTTCATCGGTGGCGCGACCGAATCCGGAACGATCCGCGATACCCGCGTCGGCTGGACCGCAGGCGTCGGCACCGAATATGCGTTCGGTGGCGGCTGGTCGCTCAAGGCCGAATATCTCTATGTCGATCTCGGCCGCGCGACGGCAACCAGCACCAATCTTGTGACTTTCGCAGGCACCACGCCGTCTCCGAGCAACGTCTACACCCACTCGGTCGATCTCAAATCGAACATCGTGCGCGTCGGCGTGAACTACAAGTTCGGCGGACCGGTCGTCGCCAGGTACTGA
- a CDS encoding GNAT family N-acetyltransferase, translating to MSDLQIRNLRPEEIAIAVDWAAAEGWNPGLSDAACFAIPDAKGFLVGEIDGEPVATVSCVNYDDRFAFLGFYIVRSNFRDRGHGLHIWNAAIAHAGARVIGLDGVVTQQENYKKSGFQLAYANIRYGGIVAAPSRPPAEIVALDTIPFALVEADDATVFPAPRSAFLRAWIGTSGHVGRALLRDGKLAAWGVIRPCRTGRKIGPLVADDRAAADAIVQALLASANGGEIFLDVPAVNREAIALAESLGLKPVFETARMYTGPIAPLRIDRVFGVTSFELG from the coding sequence ATGAGCGACTTGCAGATCCGCAATTTGCGCCCCGAGGAGATCGCCATCGCCGTCGACTGGGCCGCGGCCGAGGGCTGGAATCCGGGCCTCTCCGACGCCGCCTGTTTCGCGATCCCCGACGCGAAGGGCTTCTTAGTCGGCGAGATCGACGGCGAGCCGGTCGCGACCGTCTCCTGCGTCAATTACGACGATCGCTTCGCATTTCTCGGCTTCTACATCGTGCGATCGAATTTTCGCGACAGAGGCCACGGCCTGCACATCTGGAACGCGGCGATCGCGCATGCGGGCGCTCGCGTGATCGGCCTCGACGGCGTCGTCACGCAACAGGAAAACTACAAAAAGTCCGGCTTCCAGCTTGCTTACGCCAATATCCGCTATGGCGGCATCGTCGCCGCGCCATCAAGGCCGCCCGCCGAAATCGTTGCGCTCGACACGATCCCGTTCGCGCTCGTCGAAGCCGACGATGCAACGGTGTTCCCGGCTCCGCGCAGCGCCTTCCTGCGTGCCTGGATCGGCACGTCAGGGCATGTCGGCCGCGCGCTGCTGCGCGACGGCAAGCTCGCTGCATGGGGCGTGATCCGGCCGTGCCGGACCGGCCGCAAGATCGGCCCGCTCGTCGCCGACGACCGCGCGGCGGCCGACGCAATCGTGCAGGCCTTGCTAGCGAGCGCAAACGGCGGCGAGATCTTCCTCGACGTCCCCGCCGTCAATCGCGAGGCGATTGCGCTCGCAGAATCGCTCGGGCTGAAGCCGGTGTTCGAGACGGCGCGGATGTACACGGGACCGATCGCGCCGCTGCGGATCGACCGCGTCTTCGGCGTGACCAGTTTCGAGTTGGGCTAG
- a CDS encoding curlin, producing the protein MAALFAVSVASEASAGSVQRGVTNRNVSIETIVQFGNNVQPVTIEENSRINIARVIQIGGTGTVDATIIQNGTRNYVDVTQVGGTTNVAIGQSGVSNIADITQVGTSTNALLLQIGDMNTGTVRQFGRFNWLSIFQFSR; encoded by the coding sequence TTGGCGGCATTGTTCGCCGTCAGCGTCGCGTCCGAGGCATCCGCCGGATCCGTTCAGCGCGGCGTAACGAACCGGAACGTGAGCATCGAAACGATCGTGCAGTTCGGCAACAATGTCCAGCCGGTCACGATCGAAGAGAACAGCCGCATCAATATCGCGCGTGTCATCCAGATCGGGGGCACGGGGACGGTCGATGCGACGATCATCCAGAACGGCACGCGAAATTATGTCGATGTGACCCAGGTGGGTGGCACCACCAATGTGGCGATCGGTCAGTCGGGCGTGAGCAACATTGCCGACATCACCCAGGTCGGCACTTCCACCAACGCCCTCCTGCTCCAGATCGGAGATATGAACACGGGAACGGTGCGACAATTCGGGCGCTTCAACTGGCTGTCGATATTTCAGTTCAGCCGGTGA
- a CDS encoding efflux RND transporter periplasmic adaptor subunit, translating into MRFVPVIALLGTACGLAAVYAAGPAVISDAAGAAAQKAARAYESSQRLLKPLGPEARSFGSDAPVFRYASIQRGSIEQTITVTGALQPVKTIEVGSQLSGQLARVYVDFNDTVTKDQPLALIDPRSFAAKVDEARAAVAVANSFVDIERAKLDRARIDLQNARGSRDVLVAKLDSAQAVKASAQKTLQRKLALQSQNVVAITAVDDAQTEFTARLAQEREAEVLMSLNAFSVDGAQADIRRIEAELQQARMAVPEKAAVLAAAQADLDRTVIRSPIDGVVVGRFVNEGQTLAVGLESRTTFVVAHRLEDMEIHAQVDEADIGRIAPDQRAHFTVDAYPDRRFEAVVRQVRKAPQNQQHVVTYTVVLATSNLDGALLPGMTALVKIVIERQDDVLKVPLAALRFQPSGTQPDAAARSGVWARTASGSLRRIPVTVGAAGTEQVALRSGDLVEGSQVAVGQAIRPAGMEFLGIRFGS; encoded by the coding sequence ATGCGATTTGTGCCAGTTATTGCCTTGCTCGGAACTGCATGTGGCCTCGCCGCGGTCTACGCCGCAGGGCCAGCCGTCATCAGCGACGCGGCCGGGGCCGCCGCGCAGAAGGCGGCCCGCGCTTATGAATCGAGCCAACGGCTGCTCAAACCCCTCGGGCCGGAAGCACGGAGCTTCGGATCGGATGCCCCCGTGTTCCGCTATGCCTCGATCCAGCGCGGCAGCATCGAGCAGACCATCACCGTCACCGGCGCCCTGCAGCCGGTCAAGACGATCGAGGTCGGTTCCCAGCTGTCCGGGCAGCTCGCCCGGGTCTATGTCGATTTCAACGACACCGTCACCAAGGATCAGCCGCTCGCCTTGATCGATCCGCGCAGCTTTGCGGCCAAGGTCGACGAAGCCAGGGCCGCGGTGGCGGTGGCGAACTCCTTTGTCGACATCGAGCGGGCCAAGCTCGATCGCGCCAGGATCGATCTGCAAAACGCCAGGGGCAGCAGAGACGTCCTCGTGGCCAAGCTCGACAGCGCGCAGGCGGTCAAGGCGTCGGCGCAGAAGACCTTGCAGCGCAAGCTGGCTCTCCAGTCGCAAAACGTCGTGGCGATAACGGCGGTGGATGACGCCCAGACGGAGTTCACCGCCAGGCTTGCCCAAGAGCGCGAGGCCGAAGTCCTCATGTCCCTGAACGCGTTCTCAGTGGACGGCGCGCAGGCCGATATCCGCCGGATCGAGGCGGAGCTGCAGCAGGCACGAATGGCCGTGCCGGAGAAGGCAGCCGTTCTCGCTGCGGCCCAGGCCGATCTCGATCGCACCGTGATCCGCTCGCCGATCGATGGTGTCGTCGTCGGCAGGTTCGTCAACGAGGGCCAGACGCTCGCGGTCGGACTGGAATCGCGCACCACGTTCGTGGTCGCGCACCGGCTTGAGGACATGGAAATTCACGCGCAGGTCGACGAAGCCGATATCGGGCGCATCGCCCCCGACCAGCGCGCCCATTTCACGGTCGATGCCTACCCGGACCGCCGCTTCGAGGCGGTGGTGCGGCAGGTGCGCAAGGCACCGCAGAACCAGCAGCACGTCGTGACCTACACCGTCGTCCTGGCGACCTCCAATCTCGACGGCGCGTTGCTGCCCGGCATGACGGCCCTGGTGAAGATCGTGATCGAGCGGCAGGACGACGTGCTGAAAGTGCCGCTTGCCGCGTTGCGCTTCCAGCCCTCCGGCACGCAGCCGGATGCCGCGGCGCGCAGCGGGGTGTGGGCGCGCACCGCTAGCGGTTCACTCCGGCGTATTCCCGTCACCGTCGGCGCAGCCGGCACCGAACAGGTTGCGCTCAGGAGCGGAGACCTCGTCGAGGGCAGTCAGGTCGCCGTGGGTCAGGCCATCCGGCCGGCCGGCATGGAATTTCTCGGCATCAGGTTCGGATCATGA
- a CDS encoding curlin has translation MHQKYLVATFVAFSLLTAVDAQAGNSASVLQFGTTNNSFISQSGGTNNSATTMQFGATNTATTLQTGSLLTVNTSVIGQGGTTATATNTALLGQAGGSNSSLIGQIGANNAAAVGQLGILNGSTILQQTP, from the coding sequence ATGCATCAAAAATATCTCGTTGCCACGTTCGTCGCGTTCAGCTTGCTGACCGCTGTCGATGCCCAGGCCGGCAACTCGGCCAGCGTGCTGCAATTCGGCACCACCAATAACTCCTTCATCTCGCAGAGTGGCGGCACCAACAACAGCGCCACCACGATGCAATTCGGCGCCACCAATACTGCGACCACCCTGCAGACGGGCTCGCTCCTCACCGTCAACACTTCGGTGATCGGCCAGGGCGGCACCACCGCGACGGCGACCAACACCGCGTTACTCGGCCAGGCCGGCGGCTCCAATTCCAGCCTGATCGGCCAGATCGGCGCGAACAACGCGGCGGCCGTCGGACAGCTCGGAATCCTGAACGGCTCGACGATTTTGCAGCAGACTCCTTGA
- a CDS encoding curlin, which produces MRHFSGAACGAFLTLCCGGAGSAGAQTADIKTIVSLGGPPVVLNQNSQLNMAGVFMIGGSTSATVTQNGTNNATGILQFGGTTSASVGQAGVNNVAFVGQAGQSTSSFLSQFGAFNSATIVQNSH; this is translated from the coding sequence ATGAGACATTTTTCAGGCGCCGCCTGTGGCGCATTTCTCACCTTGTGTTGCGGGGGCGCCGGCTCGGCCGGTGCCCAGACCGCCGACATCAAGACCATCGTGTCGCTCGGCGGCCCGCCGGTCGTGCTGAACCAGAACAGCCAGCTCAATATGGCCGGCGTGTTCATGATCGGCGGCAGCACCAGCGCGACCGTCACGCAGAACGGGACGAACAACGCGACGGGAATCCTGCAATTCGGTGGGACGACGTCGGCATCGGTGGGGCAGGCGGGCGTGAACAATGTCGCGTTTGTCGGCCAGGCCGGCCAGTCGACCAGCAGTTTCCTGTCCCAGTTCGGTGCGTTCAACTCGGCGACTATTGTCCAGAATAGTCATTGA
- a CDS encoding response regulator transcription factor produces MSSGQATVYVIDDEIQIRTAIGSLCEETGHQVKLFASTDEFLGESISGGPSCLVLDVRFPGTAPTGLELQRRLAETGVLIPIVFISGHSDVRVSVEAMKRGAVEFLPKPFREQEILDAIRHGIERDRRRLEREDSVREARQRVETLTAREREIMLLMAEGLVAKQIAARLGVSEVTAKVHRTRMMRKLELRSPIEVVRLVDSMGREDETTRTGTGQPYS; encoded by the coding sequence ATGAGTTCAGGTCAAGCTACAGTTTATGTCATTGACGACGAGATCCAGATTCGAACCGCGATCGGAAGTCTCTGCGAGGAGACCGGGCATCAGGTAAAATTGTTTGCATCGACCGACGAGTTTCTCGGGGAGAGCATTTCCGGTGGGCCTTCATGCCTCGTGCTCGACGTCCGCTTTCCCGGCACCGCGCCGACCGGCCTCGAGCTTCAGCGCCGGCTCGCCGAGACGGGCGTGCTGATCCCGATCGTCTTCATCAGCGGCCATTCCGACGTCCGCGTCTCGGTCGAAGCCATGAAGCGCGGCGCAGTCGAGTTTCTTCCAAAACCCTTTCGCGAGCAGGAGATCCTCGACGCGATCAGGCATGGCATCGAGCGCGACCGCAGGCGGCTCGAACGCGAAGATAGCGTGCGCGAAGCGCGCCAACGCGTCGAAACGCTGACGGCGAGGGAGCGCGAGATCATGCTGTTGATGGCCGAAGGTCTCGTCGCCAAGCAGATCGCCGCGAGACTCGGGGTGAGCGAAGTGACGGCCAAGGTCCATCGCACCAGGATGATGCGAAAGCTGGAGCTTCGCTCGCCGATCGAGGTGGTGCGGTTGGTCGACAGCATGGGACGCGAAGACGAGACAACACGAACCGGCACGGGACAACCTTACAGCTAG
- a CDS encoding SRPBCC family protein: MTNSANPALSQWSLDREIVMSRVIDAPRDLVFEAWSDPKHLPQWFGPKGFKLETFEIDVRVGGVWRFNMIGPDGTVYPNRMRFRRIERPSLMEMDHGDDQDEDPGLFRFTITFAEQSNGKTVLMMRQLASSTAQRDGMISFGAVEYGYQTLDKLAAYVGGMKR; this comes from the coding sequence ATGACGAATTCTGCCAATCCCGCTTTGTCGCAATGGTCGCTCGACCGCGAGATCGTGATGTCGCGCGTGATCGATGCGCCGCGCGATCTGGTGTTCGAAGCGTGGTCCGACCCGAAGCACCTGCCGCAATGGTTCGGGCCGAAGGGTTTCAAGCTCGAGACCTTCGAGATCGACGTGCGGGTCGGCGGCGTCTGGCGCTTCAACATGATCGGTCCCGACGGCACCGTCTACCCGAACCGCATGCGCTTTCGCCGCATCGAGCGGCCGTCGCTGATGGAGATGGATCACGGCGACGACCAGGATGAGGATCCCGGACTGTTCCGTTTCACAATCACCTTCGCCGAACAGAGCAACGGCAAGACGGTTCTGATGATGCGGCAGCTGGCGTCGAGCACGGCGCAGCGCGACGGCATGATCAGCTTCGGTGCCGTCGAATACGGCTACCAGACCCTCGACAAGCTCGCAGCCTATGTGGGTGGGATGAAGAGGTAG
- a CDS encoding helix-turn-helix transcriptional regulator, with protein sequence MANQLSRLDQIFAALADPTRRAIVMRLCAGEASVGELADPFEMALPSFMKHIQVLETSGLVLSEKSGRVRTCRLSPDALLSAEDWFQHQRAIWEARLDRFEAYVMKLKKERTAAKRPSKPTNKTTKRKGS encoded by the coding sequence ATGGCTAACCAATTATCCCGGCTCGATCAGATTTTCGCGGCCCTTGCCGATCCCACCCGGCGGGCGATCGTGATGCGGCTCTGCGCCGGCGAGGCGTCGGTCGGCGAGCTTGCCGATCCCTTCGAGATGGCGCTGCCGAGCTTCATGAAACACATCCAGGTGCTGGAGACGAGCGGGCTCGTCCTGTCGGAGAAATCCGGCCGGGTTCGCACCTGCCGCCTGAGTCCTGACGCGCTCCTCAGCGCGGAGGACTGGTTCCAGCACCAGCGTGCGATCTGGGAGGCGCGGCTCGATCGCTTCGAAGCCTATGTGATGAAGCTGAAGAAAGAGCGGACGGCTGCCAAGCGGCCGTCCAAACCAACTAACAAGACAACCAAACGGAAAGGTTCCTGA
- a CDS encoding SDR family oxidoreductase, giving the protein MAAAEKIALVTAGGSGMGAGAARRLAADGFRVAILSSSGKGEALAAELGGLGVTGSNKSNDDLKRLVDGAMAKWGRIDVLVNSAGHGPRAAITEITDEQWHTGLDTYLLNVIRPTRLVMPIMQTQKGGAIINISTAWAFEPIAMFPTSAVFRAGLAAFTKIFTDTHAADNIRMNNVLPGWIDSLPQLDARRDSVPMRRYGKVEEIAATISFLASDGAAYITGQNIRVDGGLTRSV; this is encoded by the coding sequence ATGGCAGCAGCAGAGAAAATCGCACTCGTGACCGCCGGCGGCAGCGGCATGGGGGCAGGGGCTGCGCGCCGGCTCGCAGCCGACGGCTTTCGCGTCGCCATCCTATCCTCCTCCGGCAAGGGCGAGGCGCTGGCAGCCGAGCTCGGCGGATTGGGCGTCACCGGTTCCAACAAGTCGAACGACGATCTGAAGCGGCTTGTCGACGGGGCAATGGCCAAATGGGGACGCATCGACGTGCTCGTCAACAGCGCGGGCCATGGCCCCCGCGCGGCGATCACGGAGATCACCGACGAGCAGTGGCACACCGGCCTCGACACCTATCTGCTCAACGTGATCCGTCCGACCCGGCTGGTGATGCCAATCATGCAGACGCAAAAGGGCGGCGCCATCATCAACATCTCGACCGCCTGGGCATTCGAGCCGATTGCGATGTTTCCGACCTCTGCGGTGTTTCGCGCTGGCCTTGCCGCCTTCACCAAGATTTTCACCGACACCCATGCCGCCGACAACATCCGCATGAACAATGTGCTGCCGGGCTGGATCGACAGCCTGCCGCAGCTGGATGCACGCCGCGACAGCGTGCCGATGCGGCGCTACGGCAAGGTCGAGGAGATCGCCGCGACGATCTCGTTCCTGGCGTCCGACGGTGCGGCCTACATCACGGGACAGAACATCCGTGTCGACGGCGGACTGACGCGTTCGGTCTGA
- a CDS encoding serine hydrolase yields the protein MIAQMRDIVANELAPTATPDQSGGLAVTLYAGSHLEFFNYGFADDTTRRPITPDTLFNLGSLRKPFEATLLALGALRGELRLDDRLAKYLPELTGDYVRRVTVGELVTHTSGMLLPTDHPPWPSDMFSRAQLIDMFNSWRPQAGEVPGKQRVYSHAGYVLLQLVLERCYGAPISTLFEQRILKPIGMNATSVPERGEDSRAVMDEAWMQRAVQGYSDQGMAIGPIGNQQSYFDFPGTGQMFSSPRDLATFVAACVDGRTIEPHLREALRMTQHEIFRVDDKFGQGMAWETVHLPGVTIVDKPGGLNNASAYIGLVPAQRIGIVLLANRGEYPHEIARYRILPALAHLVASH from the coding sequence ATGATCGCGCAGATGCGCGACATCGTCGCGAACGAGCTGGCGCCGACCGCGACGCCGGACCAGTCGGGCGGTCTCGCCGTTACGCTTTATGCCGGCAGCCATCTCGAGTTCTTCAACTACGGCTTTGCCGACGACACCACGCGAAGGCCGATCACGCCGGACACGCTGTTCAACCTCGGCTCCCTGCGCAAGCCGTTCGAGGCGACGCTGCTTGCGCTCGGCGCCCTCCGCGGCGAGCTGCGCCTCGACGATCGTCTGGCGAAATATCTCCCCGAGCTCACCGGCGACTATGTCCGCCGCGTCACCGTCGGCGAGCTCGTCACGCACACCTCAGGCATGCTGCTGCCGACCGACCATCCGCCGTGGCCAAGCGACATGTTTTCCCGCGCGCAGCTCATCGACATGTTCAACAGCTGGCGACCGCAAGCCGGCGAAGTGCCCGGCAAGCAGCGCGTCTACAGCCACGCCGGCTACGTGTTGCTTCAGCTCGTGCTCGAGCGCTGTTATGGCGCTCCGATCTCGACCCTGTTCGAACAACGCATCCTCAAGCCGATCGGCATGAATGCGACCTCCGTGCCCGAACGCGGCGAGGACAGCCGTGCCGTCATGGACGAGGCCTGGATGCAGCGCGCGGTCCAGGGCTACTCGGATCAGGGCATGGCGATCGGCCCCATCGGCAACCAGCAGAGCTATTTTGATTTTCCCGGCACGGGCCAGATGTTCTCCTCGCCACGGGACCTCGCGACCTTCGTTGCGGCCTGCGTCGACGGGCGGACGATCGAGCCTCACTTGCGCGAGGCATTGCGGATGACGCAGCACGAGATCTTCCGCGTCGACGACAAGTTCGGCCAGGGAATGGCCTGGGAGACGGTGCATCTTCCAGGCGTGACCATCGTCGACAAGCCGGGCGGGCTCAACAACGCCTCCGCCTATATCGGCCTCGTGCCGGCGCAGCGGATCGGGATCGTGCTGCTCGCCAATCGTGGCGAATATCCCCACGAGATCGCGCGCTACAGGATCCTGCCGGCGTTGGCGCACCTCGTGGCTTCGCACTGA